The region AGATGCGAAAAGCGCCTGCGCCTTCCATCTGCGCCGCCTTGACGATTTCGCCGTCCACGCCGCGCAGACCCGCCAGAAAGATCGCCATCACGAAGCCGGCCGTTTGCCATACGGCCGCGATCACCAGCGTGTACACGGCCATCTGCGGATCGATCAGCCAGTTCACGTGCACGCCGGTCAGGCCGATGTCGTGAAACAGCGCCTCCAGTCCGAGGCCGGGATTCAGAATCCACTTCCACGCGGTACCGGTCACGATCAGCGACACGGCCATCGGATACAGATAGATCATTCGCAGCGTGCCTTCGGCGCGCACTTTCTGATCGAGGAAAATCGCCAGCAGCAAACCGATCGCCAGCGAGATCACCATGAACGCCGCCGAAAAAAGACCGAGGTTCACCACGGCCACGTTCCAGCGGTCGGAGTTCCACAGCCGCACGTACTGCGCGAGTCCGACGAAGTCGTAATTCGGCGCGAACTTCGAATTGGTGAACGAGATCAGCACCGACCAGCCGATAAACACATAGACCGCGATCGTCAGCACGACGATGCTCGGCGTCAACGTGACGAGCGCGGGATTCATACGCCGTTTTCGCCGGGGCGCCTGCGACTTTGCGCGGCCACTCGCGGCGCCGAAATTCGGCGCCGCATTCAGTCCGCGACTCGTATCCACTTCCATAGCCTTGCCTCGATAGAAACCCGTCATGGGAATGGAGTATTCGCCGCTAAAAAAATGCGCTCAATTTCGCAGATCGCGCAAACGAGACGCACTGTGACGCACGGAAAGCAGTACACTGAATCAACGCGAAAAGCATAGGCAGGTAGCGGCTTTTCGTACTTCACGTTGCGGGGTTCCAGCAGGTTTTCACCAGTTGGCAGCGCGTCGCCGGACGCGTACCATCCGGCGATTTTGCCTGGCCGCTTTGCTCGCGCAACGCCCTGTTCAACGATCGGCATCGACCGACGCTTTTCTTCGCTTACAGACATGGATCGACAGAACGACCTCGCCCATCTCACCGCCAATCTGTCCTTGCTGGTGGCCTCGTTCGATTCGGTCGCGGACTTCTGCCGAAAGCTCAATGTCAATCGGCAACAGTTCAACAAGTACCTCGCCGGCTATCACGTGCCTTCGCAGAAAGTCCTGTTGAAGATCGCCAAGTTCTTTCTGATGGAACCGGCCGATCTGTTTCTGCCGCCGGCGGAATTTCGCAGCTTCTATGAAGGACTCGAATACGAGTTGCCGGTGGATCTGAAGTCCGCGCCGCAACTGGTGCGCTTCCTGCCGCTGATCAAATCGTCCAGCGCGCCGCTGCAGGATTTTCTCGGCGTCTATTACCGCTATCACAACTCGTCGATCTACAAAGGGCGCATCCTGCGCTCGGTCACCTGCCTCTACGAACACGATTCGACCGTGCGCTACGTGACGGTCGAACGTTTTCCGTTGCAGGACAGCACCAACAAGGTCGCCTATTCGTTCACCTATCACGGCTTCTGCTTTCTGCTCGGCGACCGGATCTTCATGATCGACTTCGAGGGCCGGCAGAAGAACGAGATGACGTTCTCCGTGCTCACGCCGCAACATCGGCGCCCTATCCGCTATCTGTACGGCGTGGTCACCGGTGTCGCGTCGTCGTCGTTCCGGCAGCCGTTTTCCACGCGCCTTGCGCTGGGTTTCGTCGAGCGCGGGTCGATCCGCAAGAAACATCTGCGCGCGGCGACCGTGCTGCGGCCCGACGATCCGTCGTTGCCGCACGAAATACGCGAGTACATGACCGGCGACCAGTCGACCATGCTGTGGGGCGGCGAAGGCTGACGTGCTTCCGTACCCCCGTGCTCTAGAATGCGCGGTATCACTCAGTCAGGTTCGTTCACAGGAGTCGCCCATGCTGACTTACGAGGCCCTGCCCGACGAACGTCAGCAGATCATCCGCTCGCTGCTCGCGTCGAAGGGCAAGGTATTCGCCGCGGAGTTGTCCGCCCGGTTCGAGGTATCGGAACATACGATTCGCCGCGACCTGACGGATCTCGCGAAGGCCGGGGCATGCCGCAGGGTCTACGGCGGTGCGGTCGCCATCCCGCCCGACGGCGGCAGTCTGCAGCATCGAACGGAACTTGCGCCGGAACGCAAGGACGCGCTCGCCACCGCTGCGGTGACGCTGCTCGGCGACGGACAGTGCGTGTTTCTGGACACCGGCAGCACCAACCTGGCCATCGCGCGCGCCATTCCCGCGCAACGCAAGCTGACGGTCGTGACCAACTCGCCGGTCATCGCGGCCGCGCTGCTCGATAAAGACAACGTGAGCCTGATCGCACTCGGCGGGCAGATCGATAAGACGCTCGGCGGGACGGTCGGCGTGCTGGCGGTCGAGGCCATTCAACGGCTGTCGTTCGACCTCGCCTTTCTCGGCGCCTGCGCGATCGACGCGCAGGAAGGATTGACGGCCTTCAGTCTCGAAGACGCGTCGTTCAAGCGCGCGGTGCTCGCACGCAGCGGCGCCGTCGCGGTCGCCGTGGTCAATGAAAAGTTGCTGAGCGTCGCCACGCACGGCGTCGCGAGCGTGGAGGCGATCTCGACGCTCGTCGTGGAGAACGACGCGCCGGCGCAGCAGGTCGATGCGTTTGCCGCGCAAGGCGTGCAGGTGCTTGTCGCCTCGCCTCGCCTTGCCTCGCCGCGCCAGTGATTGAAGGCCGGCACGCCGCTTGATTCGACAACGAGCGCGACTGCCGGCGTCCTCCCCCGCTCGCTTATCCGGCCAGTTTCCGCACCGCGTGCGTAGCCGCATCGAGACGCGCGCGATCCAACACCCCGCTCTCGACCGCCGCCACGATCGCCCTCGCCACCTCGGCTAGATGCGGCACCGCCTTCGGCGACAGCAATAGCAGATCGGCGCCCGCTACGAGTGCCGCGATAGCGGTGTCAGCAAGCGAGCGATCGCCGAGCGTCGACCTGTGATCGAGATCGCAGGTCATCACGAGGCCGCCGAACTTCAAGTCGCCGCGCAGTATCCCGATCAACTCGCGCGATAACGACCCCGCCGTTGCCGGCACCAACGCGTCGAAGCGCGCCGGTCCCATCATCACCGCACTGACGCCTTCGTCGATGCCGGCCTCGAACGCGGCCCACTGCGCCCGTAATTCATCCAGCGATAAGGCGACCGTCGCGTCGTCCTGCGATAGGTGACCTTGCAGAACGGGATGCTCAGGGAAATGCTTCAGCGTAGTCCGGAGACCCGCGCGATGCGCGGCGCGCACGTACGAGCGAACCATCCGCGCGGCGGTCTGCGCATCGTCGGCCAGCGTGCGGCCTTCGAGCCATGCGTTGCGGCCCGTCAGCACATCGGCGGTGGGCGACAGCACCAGGTTGATCCCGGCGGCAACCACGCCCCGCGCCGCCTCGAAGCAGACCTGCTCCAGCTCCGCCGGCGACAGGCGTTGCGCGGCCTCGCGAGCGGGCAACGGCGCGGCCACGCCTTGCAAACGATGCACGGCGGCGATGTCGGCATCGGCCGCCAGGATCAGCTTGCCCGCGCGCGCAGTCGCCGATTCGATCGCGCGATGCCAGGCGTCGGGCGTCTCGCGTGCGAGCCGCGCATCGCTCATGCGTCCCGTCACGTACTCCTCGCCCGTCTCGCCGAACAGCAGACTCTTGCCGCCGTGGTCGAGAAAGCGGCGGATGGGGTCGTTGAACTCCAGCGTTTCAAGAACAGGGAACAGCACCGCGTGCGCATCGCGCAGAAGTTCGCTCATGACGATTGCTCGCCAGGGTTGCGGTTGGCGTGGACATGCGTGCCGGCGTCAACCCCGGTCTCATGCCCACCCTCCAGTTCGCGCGCCAAGGTCCGCACCCGGCGCGCCGCCTCCGCGAGTCGATCGGCGGCAAGCGCGCCGCGCTCCACGGCTTCGACCACGGTACGCGCGATCGTGTCGAGCCCCGCCTGGCTCGACACGAGCAGAAGATCGCAGCCCGCCGCGAGCGATGCCACCGCCACCGCCTCGACCGTGCGCCCGCGCAGGATACCTGGCGCGTCGAGATCGTCGGAGATCACGAGGCCGTCGAAGCCCAGATGCTCGCGCAGGAACGCGACCGTGCCGCGCGACGTGCTCGACGGCGCTTCGCTGTCGAATGCCGGCACCAGCGCGGGGCCGGTCATCACGGCCTTGACGCCCGCGCCGATCACCTCGCGAAACACGCCGAGGCCCGGCTGCAACTCGTCCAGCGTCGCGCTCACGATCGCTTCGTGCAGCGCCGGGTCGAGCCCGGTCACCGGATGGCCGGGGAAATGCTTGGCCGTCGCGGCCACGCCCGCCGACTGCACGCCACGCACGAACGCGCTCGCGATCCGGCTCACCTCGTGCGGATCGACGCCCAGGTTACGCCGTTCGAGCCACGGGTTGATGCCGCTCACCACGTCGACGATCGGCGCGAGAAACAGATTGACGCCGAGACCGCGCGCCGCCCGCGCGACTTCGGCGCAACGTTGCGCGATGTCGTCCGCGGACAGGCCGCGCGCGGTATCGAAGCCGGGCAGCGCGGGCGCGAGCCGATGCAGCCGCTGGATGCCGGCCAGTTCCTGATCGATCGCGACGATCACGCCGCCGCCGGCTTGCCGGCGCGCACGCTCGACGACATCGTTGAATTGCGCGGCCGACTCGTTCGCGCGCCGTTCGTCGCTCATTGCGCGCGCAACGTACTCGTCGCGGCTTTCGCCGAGCAGCACGGACACGCCGCCGCGATCGAGATGGCGCAGCACGGCGTCGTCGAGTTCGAGTCCGCCGAACGCGGGGAGAAGGACCGCGTAGGCGTCCTGGATGAGATCGTTCAAGGAAATATCTCCTGATTCCGGTAAATGGTCAGTGGCGCGCCGCGAACCCGCCGGTTGGCCGGACAATGTCCGCTCGATTGAGCTATATCGCGCGTTGTTGCTCATTATAGCTCGTTTATGTCGAGACACAACGCACAACCGAGCACTAAACGCGCATCAAACGAGCACCAGCCACTGCGCGTTCATGCTCGATCCAAACCAACCCAGTTCACCATGACTCGCCTGCTTGACACGCTTGCACCATCGCCGTTTCCAATCCCTAACATATTGAAAATCAATTAAATAAACGCCGTGAACTGTCGATAACTAGTTCAGCCGCTTCCTTCGCAGCGGTTGGACTTAACATGCAGAGCTCATACAATTTTTGGCTGGTCGGCATTTCGTTCGTGGTCGCGACGCTCGCGTCGTACACCGCGCTCGATCTGACCGGCCGCATCTTCCTGCTGGCGTCGACGCGTCTGCGCCACGCATGGCGCCTGGGCGGCGCCGCCGCACTCGGCGTCGGCATCTGGTCGATGCACTTCGTCGCGATGCTGGCTTTCTCGCTGCCGATTCCGCTCGGCTACGACCTCGCCACCACCGCCTGCTCGCTCGGCCTCGCGATCGGCGCGTCGTATCTGGCGCTCTACCTGACCACGCTCGAACGCCTCACGGCGACCCGCCTGCTGGCCGGCGGCAGCGTGATGGGCTGCGGCATCGCCGGCATGCACTACACCGGCATGGCCGCGATGCAGATGTCGCCGGAGATCCACTATCAGCCGGCCTGGTTCGCGGGCTCGCTGGTGATCGCGGTCGGCGCATCGACCGCCGCGCTGTGGATGGCGCGCGCGCTCAGCGACGAAGGCGCGAGCCACGTGGTGCACAAGCGCGTCGGCGCGGCGCTGGTGATGGGCGTCGCGATCAGCGGCATGCACTACACCGGCATGGCAGCCGCCGATATCCTGCCCGGCGCGATCTGCGGCGCGGCCAACGGCGTGAACGCCGCATGGCTCGCCACCTCGGTGATCCTGCTTACGTTCGCGATCCTGATCGTCACGCTGATCCTGTCGCGCTTCGATGCACGCACCACCTTTCTGGCCGGCGCGGTCTCGAAGCTGAACGGCCAGATCGTGCGGCTCGCCACCATCGATACGCTGACCGGTCTGCCGAACCGCAGCACGCTGACCGAGCGCATCGAACGGACCATTCAGGTTTCGCGCCGGCAACGCTCGCTGTTCGCGATCCTCTTCATGGACCTCGACGGCTTCAAGACCATCAACGATTCGCTCGGCCACTCGGCGGGCGATCAGGTGCTGACCGCATTCGCCGAACGTCTGCAGCAATGCGTGCGTTCGAGCGATACCGTCGCGCGGCTGGGCGGCGACGAATTCGTGGTGCTGGCGGAAAACCTCGCTTCGCGCGAAGACGCCGGCAAGCTGGCCGAGAGCGTACTGGAGCGCATGCGTCACGGCGAATGGCGCGACGAGCAGCCGTTGCAGGTGATGCCGAGCATCGGCATCGCGATCTATCCGTTCGATGGCGACAGCGTCGACGAACTGCTGAAGCATGCGGACGCGGCCATGTACGAAGCCAAGCGCGCGGGCCGCAGTACGTACCGCTTCTTCGAGCAGAGCATGAACGAAGCCGTCACGCGCACGCTGCAGATCCAGAATGCGCTGCACGACGCGCTCGCCGCCGGTCACTTTTCGCTGCACTTCCAGCCGAAGTTTCATGGCGGCGACGACAGGCTGGTGGGCGCCGAAGCGCTGATCCGTCTGAATCATCCGCAACTCGGTTCGCTCGCGCCGCTCGAATTCATCCCGATCGCCGAGCGCTCGGGGCAGATCGTGCAGATCGGCTACTGGGTCGTGCGCGAGGCGTGCCGCCAGATTCGCGAGTGGGTCTCGCAAGGCTTGCCGTCGATGAAGGTGGCGATCAACCTCTCGCCGCGCCAACTCACGCAGCCGAACCTCGTCGCGACCGTGCTGGAGATCGTCAAGTCCGAAGGCGTGGCCTGCGACCAGATCATGTTCGAGATCACCGAAACGGTCGCGATGCAGGACGCGCCGAAAACCATCGAGATGATCCGCGAGTTCCAGGCGAGCGGCTTCGAGATCGCGATCGACGATTTCGGCACCGGCTATTCGAGCCTCGCGTACCTGCAGCGTTTTCGCGTCAAGCAGTTGAAGATCGACCGCTTCTTCACCAATGGCCTCGACGAGCACGGGCCGGAAGGCAGCGCGATCGTGTCGGCGATCATCGCGCTCGCGCATTCGCTGGAGATGGACGTGGTCGCCGAGGGCGTCGAAACGGAATCGCAACTCGACATGCTCAAGGGCATGATGTGCGACGAGATGCAAGGCTTCCTGCTCGGCAAACCGCTTAGCGCCGACGATTTCGGCGACCTGCTCAAGAACCGGATGGTGACCGCGTGATGCCGCTCCCGCACGGGACGTCGTTGTACGAATGAAGCACAACAAGCAGTTCAGGGGCTGGAGATTTCATGAAATTCGACGTAGCGACGTTCACTTCACTGTGGTTGATCACGTTTCTTTGCTGCGCCCTCATTACCACCGCTTTATCACGCATGTTCGCGCGGGTCGCCGCGTTCCGCTTCTGGGCTATCGGTTTCTATCTGCTGGCCGCGTCGTCCGCCTGTTTCGCACTGCACCTCAGCTGGCGCACTGACTGGCTGCTGCTCGCCACCGCGACGCTCGCGTTGCAAAGCCGTCTGCTGATCTGGAGCGGCACGCGCGACCTGTTCGGCGAATCCACGCACTGGCGCACCGGGCTGGCGATCTCGGCGATGTTCTGCGCGCTGTACGGCGGCGCGCTGCTGTTCCGCGTGCCGATGCTGTTGCGCGCGGTCCTGCTCACGCTGTTCTTTCTGCCGTGCCGCGCCGCGACGCTGTATGAAGTGTGCCGCCGGCAGCGGCCGGAACTCGGTCCCGCGCGGCTGATCGTGGTGATCGGCAGCGTGATCGCGATGCTCAACGCGATCGTGCCGGTCATGCTGGTGCTGCTCGACCGCACCAATCTATCGCTGCTGCTGGGCAATCCGCAAACCACCTCGGCGCTGTACGCGGTGGTGTTCGCGGGCGATCTGCTGCTGGCGTGCGGACTGATCGCGCTGGCCTTCAAACTGCTGGTCGTCGAACGCGACATGCTGGCCACGCTCGACCGTGGTGCGATCGACCGGCTTGCTCATGCACGGCTCGCGCGCGTCGAGCGCGAAGCGCTGGAGACGGCGCGCAACGAAGTGCTCGGGCACGATGGAACGACGCAGCGGCAGACCTTGCCGGGAGCAATCTGATCAAGTGACGAGGCGCGGGGGTGGGCGCCTCGCCCGTCGCACCATCGACTTTCAGGCCGGCTGCCCAGCCTCCCGCTGCTCGGGCAACGCCACTTCGTCAAACGCCGCATCCAGCTTCACCAGACGCTCGACCAGCGATGCACTGGCGCGCGTCATCGGCATGCGCAACTCGTCGCGCAGCACACCTTGCGCGGCCAGCAGCGCCTTCACCGGCGCCGGATTCGGTTCGGCGAACAAGGCCTGAATCAACGGCGCGAGCGCATGAAACAGACGGCGCCCCTCGTCCAGCCGCCCTGCCTTCAACGCCCGGTACAGCGCAACGAAACGCTCCGGCCTCACGTGCGCGGACGCCGCGATCGCCCCGCTTCCCCCCAGGCACAAGGTGTTGAAAATCTGCACGTCCTCACCGGTCAGCACCTGCAAACGGCCATCGCGAATCAGCGCGAGCGTGGTGTCGAGCGAGCCGGCGCAATCCTTCACCGCCTGGATCCGCGGATGCGCGGCGAGCGTCAGCAGCGTGTCCAGTTCGAGCCGCACGCCGGTGCGGTACGGAATGTCGTACAGCACGACCGGCTTGTCGCTGGCGTCGGCCAGCGCGGTGAAATGCCCGACGATGCCTGCCTGCGACGGCCGGATGTAGTACGGCGCGGCCATCAGCACACCGGCGATCGGCAGCCGGTTCAGCGCCGCGATTCGCGTCAGCATGCTCGCGGTGTGATTGCCCGATACGCCGACGAGTACCGGCAACGGGCCGCCCTGCGTTGCGGCGGACTGCGTCTGAGAATGGGCCCGAACCTCCGCCAGCGCCCGAGTCTCGTCGAGGATCGTCGCCAGCACGGCGTCCTGTTCAGCGTCGTCGAGCGCGGCCGGCTCGCCGGTGGTGCCGAGCGCGACCAGCCCGGCGACGCCCGCGCCCGCATAGCGGCGCACCAGCGCGCGCAACGCGGCGTGATCGACCGCGCCATCGGCGAACGGCGTGATCAATGGAATCCAGATACCCGAAAAAATAGACATGTCTCTACCTC is a window of Paraburkholderia sp. D15 DNA encoding:
- a CDS encoding EAL domain-containing protein codes for the protein MQSSYNFWLVGISFVVATLASYTALDLTGRIFLLASTRLRHAWRLGGAAALGVGIWSMHFVAMLAFSLPIPLGYDLATTACSLGLAIGASYLALYLTTLERLTATRLLAGGSVMGCGIAGMHYTGMAAMQMSPEIHYQPAWFAGSLVIAVGASTAALWMARALSDEGASHVVHKRVGAALVMGVAISGMHYTGMAAADILPGAICGAANGVNAAWLATSVILLTFAILIVTLILSRFDARTTFLAGAVSKLNGQIVRLATIDTLTGLPNRSTLTERIERTIQVSRRQRSLFAILFMDLDGFKTINDSLGHSAGDQVLTAFAERLQQCVRSSDTVARLGGDEFVVLAENLASREDAGKLAESVLERMRHGEWRDEQPLQVMPSIGIAIYPFDGDSVDELLKHADAAMYEAKRAGRSTYRFFEQSMNEAVTRTLQIQNALHDALAAGHFSLHFQPKFHGGDDRLVGAEALIRLNHPQLGSLAPLEFIPIAERSGQIVQIGYWVVREACRQIREWVSQGLPSMKVAINLSPRQLTQPNLVATVLEIVKSEGVACDQIMFEITETVAMQDAPKTIEMIREFQASGFEIAIDDFGTGYSSLAYLQRFRVKQLKIDRFFTNGLDEHGPEGSAIVSAIIALAHSLEMDVVAEGVETESQLDMLKGMMCDEMQGFLLGKPLSADDFGDLLKNRMVTA
- the dapA gene encoding 4-hydroxy-tetrahydrodipicolinate synthase, which gives rise to MSIFSGIWIPLITPFADGAVDHAALRALVRRYAGAGVAGLVALGTTGEPAALDDAEQDAVLATILDETRALAEVRAHSQTQSAATQGGPLPVLVGVSGNHTASMLTRIAALNRLPIAGVLMAAPYYIRPSQAGIVGHFTALADASDKPVVLYDIPYRTGVRLELDTLLTLAAHPRIQAVKDCAGSLDTTLALIRDGRLQVLTGEDVQIFNTLCLGGSGAIAASAHVRPERFVALYRALKAGRLDEGRRLFHALAPLIQALFAEPNPAPVKALLAAQGVLRDELRMPMTRASASLVERLVKLDAAFDEVALPEQREAGQPA
- a CDS encoding glycoside hydrolase family 3 N-terminal domain-containing protein — encoded protein: MSELLRDAHAVLFPVLETLEFNDPIRRFLDHGGKSLLFGETGEEYVTGRMSDARLARETPDAWHRAIESATARAGKLILAADADIAAVHRLQGVAAPLPAREAAQRLSPAELEQVCFEAARGVVAAGINLVLSPTADVLTGRNAWLEGRTLADDAQTAARMVRSYVRAAHRAGLRTTLKHFPEHPVLQGHLSQDDATVALSLDELRAQWAAFEAGIDEGVSAVMMGPARFDALVPATAGSLSRELIGILRGDLKFGGLVMTCDLDHRSTLGDRSLADTAIAALVAGADLLLLSPKAVPHLAEVARAIVAAVESGVLDRARLDAATHAVRKLAG
- a CDS encoding glycoside hydrolase family 3 N-terminal domain-containing protein — encoded protein: MNDLIQDAYAVLLPAFGGLELDDAVLRHLDRGGVSVLLGESRDEYVARAMSDERRANESAAQFNDVVERARRQAGGGVIVAIDQELAGIQRLHRLAPALPGFDTARGLSADDIAQRCAEVARAARGLGVNLFLAPIVDVVSGINPWLERRNLGVDPHEVSRIASAFVRGVQSAGVAATAKHFPGHPVTGLDPALHEAIVSATLDELQPGLGVFREVIGAGVKAVMTGPALVPAFDSEAPSSTSRGTVAFLREHLGFDGLVISDDLDAPGILRGRTVEAVAVASLAAGCDLLLVSSQAGLDTIARTVVEAVERGALAADRLAEAARRVRTLARELEGGHETGVDAGTHVHANRNPGEQSS
- a CDS encoding sugar ABC transporter permease; amino-acid sequence: MNPALVTLTPSIVVLTIAVYVFIGWSVLISFTNSKFAPNYDFVGLAQYVRLWNSDRWNVAVVNLGLFSAAFMVISLAIGLLLAIFLDQKVRAEGTLRMIYLYPMAVSLIVTGTAWKWILNPGLGLEALFHDIGLTGVHVNWLIDPQMAVYTLVIAAVWQTAGFVMAIFLAGLRGVDGEIVKAAQMEGAGAFRIYATIVIPMLRSSVFSVIVILIYQAVRSFDLVVALTNGGPGFSSDLPTTFMYNLTFSRGQLAQGAASSVMILLVVVAVIVPYLYSEFKREHHDSL
- a CDS encoding helix-turn-helix transcriptional regulator, translated to MDRQNDLAHLTANLSLLVASFDSVADFCRKLNVNRQQFNKYLAGYHVPSQKVLLKIAKFFLMEPADLFLPPAEFRSFYEGLEYELPVDLKSAPQLVRFLPLIKSSSAPLQDFLGVYYRYHNSSIYKGRILRSVTCLYEHDSTVRYVTVERFPLQDSTNKVAYSFTYHGFCFLLGDRIFMIDFEGRQKNEMTFSVLTPQHRRPIRYLYGVVTGVASSSFRQPFSTRLALGFVERGSIRKKHLRAATVLRPDDPSLPHEIREYMTGDQSTMLWGGEG
- a CDS encoding DeoR/GlpR family DNA-binding transcription regulator, with the protein product MLTYEALPDERQQIIRSLLASKGKVFAAELSARFEVSEHTIRRDLTDLAKAGACRRVYGGAVAIPPDGGSLQHRTELAPERKDALATAAVTLLGDGQCVFLDTGSTNLAIARAIPAQRKLTVVTNSPVIAAALLDKDNVSLIALGGQIDKTLGGTVGVLAVEAIQRLSFDLAFLGACAIDAQEGLTAFSLEDASFKRAVLARSGAVAVAVVNEKLLSVATHGVASVEAISTLVVENDAPAQQVDAFAAQGVQVLVASPRLASPRQ